In Pseudomonas lutea, the genomic stretch TACCAGAGCCGCCAGCAGCGGCTCCATACGTTTGCCCAGCGCAGCCTTGTCGGCGTCACTGCGCTGGGCTTTCATGCGCAGCAGCTTGAGCAGCCGCGCCTTGACTTCAAATACCCGCTCCGGCTCCCACTGCGCCAACCCATGGCGCAGGGCTATGGCGTCCAGTTCACCGAGCAGGTGCAACGCCAGCTCGCTTTTGCCGCACTGTTCCGCGACCCGCGCCATCAGCAGGCGCAGCAGCCAGCGCTGGCGCCCGCTGTGAATGTCAGGCCGCGCGCCCAGCCACGCCAGCGCCTGCTCGACGCCGTCACGATCAGCCTGGGCCAGCGCTTCGCTTTCCAGCGCCAGAATGTCCGCCTCGCCGGCGGTGGAGGCAGCGGGCGTGGCAAGCCATGCCTGGGTGTCCTGACGGATGACGTGCTGCTCGATCCACTCGCGCGTGGTCTCATCGGCGAACGTCGAACCGTCGTTCCAGCACAGCGTTTCAAGCCCCGGCAGACGGTCCAGAAGCATGCTCAGGTCATCCTTGACGATGCGCGCCCAGCCTTCGTACGGCGCGGGTTGCTTGCTCAGCGCCTGGTAAAGGAACCACTGCAGGTCGAGCCAGAAATGGTTCACGCCCTCGGCGAACATGCGCTCGACCTGATCGAGCAGTTCGTTCCAGCTCTGCTGCACGTACAAGCGCTTGAGCTGCGCGCGGTATTCGCCCCGCGGCGGTGCCAGCCGTGTGCGCCCGCTGGCGTCCTGCGGCGGCGACTGATGCACCGTGTCCCAGCGCAGGCTTTTGATCAGGCGGTGGGCGGCGAGCCAGCCCTGGGGTTGCTCGCGCAGGTAACCGGCCAGCGCGCGTCCGCTGTCGAGCAAATCGCGACCGGAGCGGATGACATCGGGCGCAGGCGCCGCGCTTTGCCTGGTGCTGTCTCGGCCATCGGACTCACCATTGACGGCAACCTCGCGCGCATTGCGGCTGGCGCCGAACTGCGGCACCACTGCGTCAAGCCCGCCAGCCTGGGCAAGGCGCGCCGACAACGCCGCGTACAGCGCGCCCAGTTCCGGACGTTGCGCTGCCGGCCATGCAAGCAGCACGTGATCCAGCCAGGTGAGCGCGGCGACGGTGCGTTCGGCTTCGGCCTTCACCACCTCCGGGTACAGCATCAGGCTGTCCAGTACCTTGGCACTGGCCAGCCATTCCAGCGCGACTTTGCGGCTGTTCGACCGCAACGGCAGCACTTGGGCCGTGTAGCGTTCGATCATGGCAGCCAGCAGGCTCAGCCCTTGCGACAGTCCCGCCTCGCCGTCCCGGTGCAGGCGCGCCCAGAGGTAATAGGTGAGCACGCGCAGGTCCTTGCATTTGCCCTTGAGCAGCGTCTCGGCCAGTGCGATGACCCGATCGGCGTTCGCACCGGACAACTTGTTGACCTCCTCGCGCATGCTTTGGAAATCATCGTCGTAGCCCGGGTCAGCACCCACAGCCGACTCGGCACTGATCGGCGCCAGCCAGGGTTCCCAAGGTTCAGCGTGGGTTCTGGCCAGCTTCACGGCGTCACGCTCGCCCAGTGCGGCGGCCATCAGCTGTTGCAGGCTCATTCGCTCACCTCGTTGCGCGGTGGTGTGTTTGCGCTGGCAACCCCGTTGAGGAAGATTTGCCGCGGCAGGCGGAAGTTACGCAGCGCCAGCAGGCTCATGGGCCCCGCCCCCAGTTCGGTGCGCATGTGCCACGTCAAGGCCAGGCCGTCGGGCGCCGGGACGGTGATGCGGTAGCGGCTGTCGCTGTCGTCCAGCGACGTGACGGTGGCGGCGTCGAGCAAGCGAATCAGCCCCCATGGCCCCTCAAAGTCGCCGTATAGGCGCTCGCCGCTGCGCACGCTGGTCCAGCTGAGGCTGGCACCGGGGTAATCGCTGCTGCCGGGCCAGCCGAAGCGCTGCCAGCTTTCTTTTTGGTTGAAGTACTGATGCCGCGCGCCATTGAGCACAAAGGTGGTCTGGACCACGTCACGCACCGGCTTGCCCTGCAACTCGAAGTGCAGACCCATGCCGCCGTCGGTATAGAGCACGTCGGCCAGATGGCTGAGCTGGTTCACGGCCGCAAGAAAGCGCGGGTTGATCGGCAGGCTCTGACCGTGGGCGGGGTCTGCCACCCAGCGATCACCGTCCTTGCGCAGAACCCCGTTGAGTTCCTGCTGCAAGAACTGCTCGATGCGCCCCGAGTCCGAGCGGATCATTTTGCCCAGCATGGGTAATGACGCATCGCTGCCGGTGGCGGCGAACGGATAGCGGCCCAGAAATGCCTGATCCCAATGTTCGACCACCGCCTGCTGCCACTGCCGGTTGAGCGCCGCGGCTGAGGGCTCCAGGACTGTTCGCCAGGCCTGATCCAGCGGCTGAACAAACAGCGCGTGGGCCACGCCGTCCCACTCTTCACCAAGGCTGGCCGCCAGCAGCTCGCCGTAGGCGCGGGTGTCGGTAAGGTCGATGCCCTTGCCCTGAAACACCGTCTGCGCCATGGCCTGGGTCATGCCCTGAGGGTCGGGGGCATGGCCGATCTGCTGCAACTTCAGGCGCACCCGCGTCACACGCGTCAGAAACGCCTGCAAGCTGAGTTCGTCGTCGCCGCCATTGCCTTGCGGGTCCTTGCCCAGCAACTCCAACAGCGGGCCGAACGTCGCATCCAGTGGCCCGGCCGGAATGTCCGTCAACTGACTGATGGCCGGGACGCGTGCCACACGCTCGCTACCCATCAGCTTCTGCGCGGATTGCACCAGCGACTCCTTGAGCCCCTGCTCAAGGTTGCCGGCCTGGCCCTGCCATGCGAGGGTGTTCATGAAGGCAATCAACGGCGACTGGCGGACATCGCTCATGAGCGTCAATTGATCGATGACATCGGCCAGGCTGTCTGCCCGCCGCCACTGCACGCTGTTGAGGAACGCCAGCCAGGCGCCCGAGTAGTCATCAAAATAGCGCTCGGTCAGCCGCGCCCGCAGTTGCTCCGGCGAAGTGCCCGCTACACCGGCGTTGCTGGCGATGGCGCTGCTGCGCTGATCACTGAGCACCCAGTCGATCTGCTCGCGCCGCGCCGCGACAACCTCGTCGATGGCCTGACGCACCTGCCCTTCCCAGGCTTGCCGGGTGAACATGCCCGGCACCTTTGTCTGCGTGTAGAACAACGGCCAGGCGTCCTTGTCATCGACCATCTGCTCAAGGCCGAGATCGGGGTGATGGGTCGACGCTGCCTCCAGCACCTGCCGATAGAGACTGGCTTCGCCATTGCGCTGCCCCAGCTGCGTGAGCAGCACCTGGCGCGCATGGGCGACCAAGGCCTCGTCCGGGATGATGCGCCATTGCGGATTCGCCGCCAAATGCTCCGCGTAAAACTGCCAGAGCCTCGGCGACAGCCCTTTCCACAGCCCCGGCGCTACGCCCATGCGCGCAGGTTCCGCGTGGCTGAGGGCCGTGACCAGAAATGCCGCGTCCGCCTTTTCCGGCTGCGCCATCATCAGATAGGCCTTGAGCTGGACATAAGCGTTGTGCGCGCCCTTGGCACGCCGCGCGCTGTCTGCCGGTGTGTCGACCAGCGCCGCAAGCTGACGCCTGAGGTTTTCCGCTGCCGGGTCACGCATCAGCCGGTTGTTGGCCTCGACGTAGCGCGGCCACATGGCGGCGAGCAAGGCATCGTTCTGGCTCAAGCCGAAGCGCTGGTGCCACGGCTCGCCTCGCTGGGCATGAACCTTCAGCCGTTCCATCTCCAGAATCAGCGCGTTGAGCGCGAGCAGTTGCTGGTCCCGGTGGCCCGAAGACTTGACGTCATCGAGGGCCGTGCTGATCTCAACGATCTGCGCGCGATGAGCGGAAAACGACAGCAGCACGCCCGACGCCCACACCACCGCGACGGCCATTACAAGCGTGTAGCCAACGCGGCTGGCGGGCCAGCCCAGGCGCCGGGCCTGGCGGGTTTTGCCGGCGAGGACACCTGCCCAGGCCGCATCCGGCAGCCACGCATGGCCAGCCGATTGAGCGGCCTGCGCTGGCAAACTGAACCACAGGCCGCGCAACGGCACGCTGCGGGCAAACCTGCCGAACAACGGCGTCAGTGCCTGGCACCAGCGAGCGATGCCCTCTGCTTGCAAGTCCCGACCCAGGCGCAGGAGGAAGTCATGGGCCTGGGTCTCCTGAACCTGAGCCAGGCCGCGCGTCAACGAAGGCTCATTAAGGCGGCCCATCGCCGCCATCAACTTCGCTGCGGTCAACCGCGCAGGCAACAGACACCCGAGCGTTTCCCGAGGGCGCTTCAACGGCGGCCTCGCGTCGTCGCAGACTTGCCACACGTGCAACGGCAGTTGCCAACCGACGTCGCCGGCCAGTTTTTTCAGGCCCGCCACGCCGTTGGACATGGCCGCGGCGTCGTTACTTTGCTGAATATCAAGCGCCCAGACCACGCCGTGCACGCCACGCCGGTGCAACACTGCCTGCCATTGGGCAGCGGCTTCAGCGCTCTGCGTTTGCGGGCTGCCGCCCCACAGCAGCACGGTGTTCTGACTGTCGAGCCATTTGGCGTCGGCCAGGCCTGGCGCGATGGCTTCAATCTGTTTGGGCTCGCCGACAATGAGGTAGAAGCGGGTGCGCAGGCGTTGCAGGGGGGTGTATTGCTGGAGTAGGTAATTCTGCAGCGCCACGGCGCCCGAGACCTTTTCAGTTGAAGCCGTGGATGGCGCCTCATCCGGTGGGAATACGCTATCACCCGGCTGCCGCTTGATGCTTCGGCGGCTCTTCATCAGCGCCAGGGCGCGGGGAATGGTTTGCACCAGCAGCGCGATCAGCATCAGTAGCAGAAACGCGAAGATTTGCTGATGCCGCTCCGTCAGTCCGACCCTTGCGCCATAGGCGTAAATGAACCAGCCCAGCGCCGCTGCAAACGCGACAAGCCATACCGCGCCGCCGACGCGACGCCAACCATTGCCGATCAAGGCTTTCATGACATTTCTCCCGGTGTGACGGTGGTGATCCAGCGGCCCGTGTCTTCACTCGCCAGCAGCAACAAGGGTTGCCGCGCGAGCCTGGCCATCTCGATGCCAAGCGCGGCCAGCAGCCAGTGGCCGCAGGGCCCCGGCGCGCCGTTCACGGCCTCCAGAATCCAGCGGTTTTCAACTGGCAGCGCTGCACCCTCGGCACCGGCTGCCGCCAGTAATGTGTGGGCCACCGGCTGCCATTCAGCGCGGTCGGCCAACAGGCCCGTTGCCTGGCGGGCAGCGGCTTGAATCTGCAGGAAGGTGGTGAAATCGGTTGCCGACGCGTCGATGTCGAGGGGCATGGGCCGCAATAGGCGTGCAGCAACGGGTAACGTGTGGGCACTGGCGACTGCGTCGGTGCACAGCACAATGGCGGCGAGGCCGTCGGAGTAGGCGTCATCGCCGTGGAGCTGGATGACGAGGATGAATTCGACGTGGTCGCTTGGGGTCTTGAGCCGTTCTTCCATCCACGCGAAGGGAAGCTGAGCTGTGACGTGAACGGCGCTGATGACGGATGACGGGGTAAGGTCCGTCAGACGCTGCTGACAAATGTGAGTGAGCGCTGCGTATTCACCCTGTGGAGCATCGGTCAGAACAGTGACACTGAAGTTTTCTCCCGGTGGCAGCGGCACCAGGACAGCCGAAAGCGAATCCATCAGTTGGACCAGACCTGCCATGGCCCGGCCTTTTTTGCTCTTTGGAAGGCGAGCTATGCGGCGCGTTTTGCCCGATTGCGGGATGGGCGTCTGTGCCGGTTTCATCAATGCCACCGCAGACACAGGCTCGGGCAAAAGAACGAGCGCCGCCATGACAGCCATATAACGTTGACCCCATTGCGTCCAGGCCACCTGCGCCAGCCGGGTCCGCTCCTGCAGCAGCGTGTACTCTTCTAGCGCGACACCGTAGGCATGCATGCGCGCTGCCAGGGCGAGAATGGCCACCGCCAACGGCGATGCGCTGAATGCCCACACATTTAACACCTGCAGTTCAGGCAATACGGCATACAGCAGAAACATCAGCACAGCCGACGCCACGGCTGAAACCACGATCAGCAGCCATCGAACCGTCGACGGTGGTTTGGGAGCGAGCGCTGCTTGCGCGTATTCACGTTGCCACGCCATCTTCAGCCCACCGCCCAGTCAGGTGCGCTGGACATTACCTGGCAGCCGCACAGTGAGTGGCAACCATCGACGACCAGCGCACGGCCGTCCTCTAACCAGTCGGCACAACCTTCAATAATTGGATTAACGCCATGTCCAGGTACGGGACACATAACCAGATCGCCTACGAGAGCGACTGCCTTGCCTTGGGTGATATGAGTGGATGATGCGGAAACCACCGCACCTCCGTGGGTGGTCTTGTCACCCAACAATACGAATCCCTGTGACATTGAAAGATCCCTTAATAATGAATTGATGAAGCCGTGTATTAATTCCGTGCGAGCGGGTGCCGGGACGAGCGGATACATTGCGCGTGCTTGTGACGTGCTAAGTGTTAACGGTACGGGCCGGTACTCATTGGCCTGAGGCCGGCATAACTAGCAGGAGCGGCGAGTTACGCCTTACGCTATTGTCATGGGTTAGCCTCTGCCTTCAAACGAATCGCCTCAAGCTTGCGAAAGTTCGGGGCATCGCTGTCATCAGAATCAGAGGTCCCGTCTGGGTAAATAAAAGCGGGGTGAACTCCGGTCTCTTTGAACTGACGCTCTTTTGATGTCACGACATCGTTGGCATGAAGCACCGCCTCAAAATTTATATTTCGTGCTTGAGGGGCAAAGTACGTCGGATAAGGCACCACTTCACCCACCAGATTGACCTTCTTGACGTAATCCCTCTTCAAGACATCGCGCAGCCATGGATAGTAGTCATTTTTAATATCGAGATCCTTCCCGGCCACGTTCTTAAGCCATTTGGGCAGGGAATCAGGATTGTGCGGCTGAAACAGGACCAGAACATCACCTCCCGTTCCCACAACCGCACCCTCGCCGATGCGCTCAGGCGATTGAACATGCACGCCAAACGACACGTAAGCCGCGCGCCACCTACAGAGCCCGCCGCCATCAACAGCAAAATTGGCGTCATAGGCATTGCCCTCCCCGCGCCGTTTGAACGCTACAGTTTGCAGCCTGATGTTGCCGAACACATCAGGGCCCTCATAAACGTTTTGGCAGATCGTTGATCGATAACCCACGGCCATAGGGGGTGGAACTAACCCTTCCGATACCTTGA encodes the following:
- a CDS encoding PAAR domain-containing protein translates to MYPLVPAPARTELIHGFINSLLRDLSMSQGFVLLGDKTTHGGAVVSASSTHITQGKAVALVGDLVMCPVPGHGVNPIIEGCADWLEDGRALVVDGCHSLCGCQVMSSAPDWAVG
- a CDS encoding ImcF-related family protein gives rise to the protein MKALIGNGWRRVGGAVWLVAFAAALGWFIYAYGARVGLTERHQQIFAFLLLMLIALLVQTIPRALALMKSRRSIKRQPGDSVFPPDEAPSTASTEKVSGAVALQNYLLQQYTPLQRLRTRFYLIVGEPKQIEAIAPGLADAKWLDSQNTVLLWGGSPQTQSAEAAAQWQAVLHRRGVHGVVWALDIQQSNDAAAMSNGVAGLKKLAGDVGWQLPLHVWQVCDDARPPLKRPRETLGCLLPARLTAAKLMAAMGRLNEPSLTRGLAQVQETQAHDFLLRLGRDLQAEGIARWCQALTPLFGRFARSVPLRGLWFSLPAQAAQSAGHAWLPDAAWAGVLAGKTRQARRLGWPASRVGYTLVMAVAVVWASGVLLSFSAHRAQIVEISTALDDVKSSGHRDQQLLALNALILEMERLKVHAQRGEPWHQRFGLSQNDALLAAMWPRYVEANNRLMRDPAAENLRRQLAALVDTPADSARRAKGAHNAYVQLKAYLMMAQPEKADAAFLVTALSHAEPARMGVAPGLWKGLSPRLWQFYAEHLAANPQWRIIPDEALVAHARQVLLTQLGQRNGEASLYRQVLEAASTHHPDLGLEQMVDDKDAWPLFYTQTKVPGMFTRQAWEGQVRQAIDEVVAARREQIDWVLSDQRSSAIASNAGVAGTSPEQLRARLTERYFDDYSGAWLAFLNSVQWRRADSLADVIDQLTLMSDVRQSPLIAFMNTLAWQGQAGNLEQGLKESLVQSAQKLMGSERVARVPAISQLTDIPAGPLDATFGPLLELLGKDPQGNGGDDELSLQAFLTRVTRVRLKLQQIGHAPDPQGMTQAMAQTVFQGKGIDLTDTRAYGELLAASLGEEWDGVAHALFVQPLDQAWRTVLEPSAAALNRQWQQAVVEHWDQAFLGRYPFAATGSDASLPMLGKMIRSDSGRIEQFLQQELNGVLRKDGDRWVADPAHGQSLPINPRFLAAVNQLSHLADVLYTDGGMGLHFELQGKPVRDVVQTTFVLNGARHQYFNQKESWQRFGWPGSSDYPGASLSWTSVRSGERLYGDFEGPWGLIRLLDAATVTSLDDSDSRYRITVPAPDGLALTWHMRTELGAGPMSLLALRNFRLPRQIFLNGVASANTPPRNEVSE
- the tssA gene encoding type VI secretion system protein TssA, encoding MSLQQLMAAALGERDAVKLARTHAEPWEPWLAPISAESAVGADPGYDDDFQSMREEVNKLSGANADRVIALAETLLKGKCKDLRVLTYYLWARLHRDGEAGLSQGLSLLAAMIERYTAQVLPLRSNSRKVALEWLASAKVLDSLMLYPEVVKAEAERTVAALTWLDHVLLAWPAAQRPELGALYAALSARLAQAGGLDAVVPQFGASRNAREVAVNGESDGRDSTRQSAAPAPDVIRSGRDLLDSGRALAGYLREQPQGWLAAHRLIKSLRWDTVHQSPPQDASGRTRLAPPRGEYRAQLKRLYVQQSWNELLDQVERMFAEGVNHFWLDLQWFLYQALSKQPAPYEGWARIVKDDLSMLLDRLPGLETLCWNDGSTFADETTREWIEQHVIRQDTQAWLATPAASTAGEADILALESEALAQADRDGVEQALAWLGARPDIHSGRQRWLLRLLMARVAEQCGKSELALHLLGELDAIALRHGLAQWEPERVFEVKARLLKLLRMKAQRSDADKAALGKRMEPLLAALVAMDPVRAAVLCV